The Thunnus thynnus chromosome 2, fThuThy2.1, whole genome shotgun sequence genome includes a region encoding these proteins:
- the neflb gene encoding neurofilament light chain b — protein MASTGFDPYFPPIYKRRVVVRSAGYGAGGGIGSRSAYSSHSAPITSYASSRRSYPTQSRAPSSFASVFFSAPVSAAATELRLDQAAQVSAEFKAVRTQEKAELQDLNDRFASFIERVHELEQQNKLLETELLLLRQRQTEPSNLRALYEHEIRQLHAAIEEARHEKQAAQDHRDEMEDVLRNLQKRFEDEVLCRAEAEGRLMDTRKGADEAALAQAELEKRVGTLLDELAFLKRLCESEITELQAQIQYSVDVSVEMEVAKPDLSAALRDIRVQYEKLAQRNLQSAEEWFCNKMNVMTVGTARNTESARHAKDEAGEYRRLLKERTLEIDACRQMNQALENQLQDVEEKQSAEISALQDTIGQLEDELRANKNDMARYLKDYQDLLNVKMALDIEIAAYRKLLEGEENRLNVAGAAMYAVPSYGRSFVSMQPQLSSAAPYLLSSRLYSSSLSTEETISASQAQQAEASPPQGEEEEQAEEEEKEEQVEEEEKEEQAEEEEKEEVEEEQGDEKEEEEAEEEQGEEGEEEEAEEKEEEEEKQEGVEEADGEEGEAADGAKEDEEEGGEESQPQEEDDAEQKEEEADADGEKEKEETEKEAEADADEKNGKTTV, from the exons ATGGCTTCCACCGGCTTTGACCCTTATTTCCCTCCCATTTACAAGAGGAGAGTGGTTGTGCGCAGTGCAGGATATGGTGCTGGTGGAGGAATAGGATCTAGGTCTGCCTACTCCAGCCACTCTGCCCCAATAACTTCCTATGCATCTTCACGCAGAAGTTATCCAACACAAAGCCGAGCTCCTTCCAGCTTCGCCTCcgtgtttttttctgctccagTGTCTGCAGCTGCCACTGAGCTACGCCTTGACCAAGCAGCCCAGGTCAGTGCTGAGTTCAAAGCAGTGCGGACCCAGGAGAAGGCCGAGCTGCAAGACCTGAATGACCGCTTTGCGAGCTTCATTGAGAGGGTCCATGAACTGGAGCAGCAGAACAAGTTGCTGGAGACTGAACTCCTGCTGCTCAGGCAGAGGCAGACGGAGCCATCCAACCTTCGGGCCCTGTATGAGCATGAGATCCGCCAACTTCATGCTGCTATAGAGGAGGCCCGCCATGAGAAACAAGCTGCCCAGGACCACAGGGATGAGATGGAAGACGTGCTTAGAAACCTGCAAAAGCGCTTCGAGGATGAAGTGCTTTGCAGGGCGGAAGCAGAGGGCAGGCTCATGGACACCAGGAAGGGGGCAGATGAGGCTGCACTGGCTCAGGCTGAGCTTGAGAAAAGAGTTGGTACCCTGTTGGATGAGCTGGCCTTCCTGAAGCGCCTCTGTGAGAGTGAGATTACAGAACTACAGGCCCAAATCCAGTACAGCGTAGATGTGTCAGTGGAGATGGAGGTAGCTAAACCTGACCTATCCGCTGCTCTCCGTGACATTCGAGTCCAGTATGAGAAGCTGGCACAACGCAACCTTCAATCAGCTGAAGAATGGTTCTGCAACAAGATGAATGTGATGACAGTAGGCACCGCTCGCAACACAGAGAGTGCACGTCATGCCAAAGACGAAGCTGGAGAATATCGCCGACTGCTCAAAGAAAGGACCCTGGAGATTGATGCCTGTCGTCAGATGAACCAAGCTCTGGAAAACCAACTACAGGACGTGGAGGAGAAACAGAGTGCTGAGATCTCTGCACTGCAG GATACAATAGGTCAACTGGAGGATGAGTTGAGGGCAAACAAGAATGACATGGCTCGCTATTTGAAAGATTATCAGGATCTCCTGAATGTGAAGATGGCCTTGGATATTGAAATTGCAGCCTATAG GAAGCTGCTTGAAGGAGAAGAGAACCGTCTAAATGTGGCTGGAGCAGCCATGTACGCTGTTCCATCTTATGGAAGATCATTTGTCTCCATGCAGCCTCAGCTGAGCTCTGCAGCTCCGTACCTACTGAGCTCTCGCTTGTATAGTTCATCACTCTCCACAGAGGAGACGATATCCGCAAGCCAAGCACAGCAGGCAGAGGCTAGCCCTCCtcaaggagaagaggaagagcaggcggaagaggaagagaaggaggagcaggtggaagaggaagagaaggaggagcaggcggaagaggaagagaaggaggaagtaGAAGAGGAGCAGGGAGacgagaaagaggaggaggaagcagaggaagagcagggagaagagggtgaggaggaggaggcggaagaaaaggaggaggaggaggaaaaacaagagggAGTGGAAGAAGCAGATGGAgaag AAGGTGAAGCAGCAGATGGAGCaaaggaagatgaggaggaaggaggagaggagagccaACCTCAAGAGGAGGATGATGCTgagcagaaagaggaagaggctGATGCAGATGgtgagaaggagaaagaagaaactGAAAAGGAAGCAGAAGCAGATGCTGatgagaaaaatggaaaaacaactgTTTAA